In Flavobacterium piscisymbiosum, the sequence TCCGTAAATTAATCTGTAAATACACCAGAATATACCCAATAAGCCCAATATTGTGAGGATTAAAATTCCCATAGTAAAGAACATTGCTTTTCCGTCTGCGGCTAATTTTTCTCTTAAAAAGCTCATATCTGGATTGTAAACAAAGGTGATAAAATAACTGAATATAGATATGATCACGAGCATTCCTAAATTATACCATACATAATACTGAACTGTTTTTCTTGTTCTTAGAATGGCACTCATTAACATTTTTGTAGCGACAGTTGTTGAAATTGTTTTGTAGTTTTTATAAAAATTAATCACAAAAAATAGTACAACTATATAATTGAAATAGGTTAAAATATCAAGAGCCAATACTATTTCGGGATGATTCATTTTTCGCAACAAATCATCGGTATTGATAAATACGTTCGAGAGCGACCACAATAAAAATTCCAAAATGCTAATAACCAAAATCCACTTCACGGTTGAAGAAGATTGTTTGTGAATCATTTTATAAATCTCTTTTTCAGAAATTTGTTGAAAAGAATCCGAGTTCTTTTTCCAGTCTTTTTTTAGTAAATCCAGTTCTTTCATAATAATTTTTAAGGATTTAATATTTTTTTAAGTTTCCCTTTAATTCTGTTCATTTTCACACGTGCATTCACTTCGCTGATTCCGAGAGTTTCGGCTATTTCCTGATAATCTTTGTCTTCTAAATACATAAAAACTAATGCTTTTTCGATGTCATTAAGCTGATATACCGCTTTGTACATCAGTTTAATCTGTTCTTCTTCTTCATAATTGTAATCGACATCTTTTATAAAATGCTGATGACTCTCGTACTCTACAGTCGGTACGGTTCGTTTGGTTTTTCGATATAAGGTAATGGCGGTATTCAAGGCAACGCGATACGTCCAGGTCGAAAATTTACTGTCGCCTCTAAATTTAGGATAAGCTTTCCATAACTGAATGGTGATTTCCTGAAACAAGTCTTTATGAGCATCTTCGCCGGCAGTATATAACCTACAAATCTTGTGGATTATATTCTGATTTGCCTGCAATTGCGCAACAAATGACTGTTCTAGATTTTCGCTCATAAAGTATTAGTAGTGTTGAAATCACTTTTGTTACAAACTCTTTTGCTTTTTTGCCACGAATTCACAAATTTCCCGAATTATAGCAAGCTTATTAATTAATAGAATATTTAAAATTTGTTTTTAAATTATAAAAATCCGTTTAATCCGTAATATCCGTGAGCTAATTTTTATAATTCACGCGTTTTGTAATAATTCACCATTAGGTCTACAAATTTGCTATACCCTTCCATTCCGTCCTTTTGATTGTTTGTTTTTAGGAAATTATCATAAAAAACATGAAAACCTTTATCTATAAAAGTATCATATTGTTTCCAGAAATCCTGACTTTCCTGATAGTTTTTTAAGATTCCAACATGAACGGTTTTCTTTAATTGTTTAAATATTTTTTCATCTTTCGCTTGCCAGATGCCTAAACAATAACGCAAAGCAAAACTATATCCTGAATATTGATAATATAAATTATCATTTTTAACAGATGATAAAACGCCTATAAAGTTGCACTCACTTTCACTGGCAAATCCCATTTGGTGTGCCATTTCATGACAGCTTGTAAGCGGGAAATTATACATTGGTAGTAAATCATTTACCTGAGCTTCATTCGTAAAGGGATTCAAATATCCGCCAAATCCCATATAAGTTAAAGGCAGGCTGAAAAGAGATTTTTTTACGCTAATGATTTCATATTTAAAATAAGGATGTTCTTTTGCAAGATTTTCATATCCCTTAAGATTCATCTGAAAGGCTTGTTCCTGTGAATAGGGGAAAACGATTTTTGTGCTGTCATTTTTATTAATTTGGAACTGAATTTCATTTGTTTTTACAATAAGTTTTTTGGTAAAAGCCAATAATTCAGCATCAGTATATTCTCTTTGAATTTTCATTTTTTCGAAAAGAGGTTCTCTGTAATAGTTGAATGCCCAAAGCAAATGAAAGAAAAAGTAGAAT encodes:
- a CDS encoding DUF3810 domain-containing protein, encoding MKSKYLLPLFLLIQIILLKILRFFPEFIERFYSNGLYSKISHFSRIVLGRIPFSVGDCIYSILIIFLIRWIWKTRKTWKLQWKDNLLKALSVLSIFYFFFHLLWAFNYYREPLFEKMKIQREYTDAELLAFTKKLIVKTNEIQFQINKNDSTKIVFPYSQEQAFQMNLKGYENLAKEHPYFKYEIISVKKSLFSLPLTYMGFGGYLNPFTNEAQVNDLLPMYNFPLTSCHEMAHQMGFASESECNFIGVLSSVKNDNLYYQYSGYSFALRYCLGIWQAKDEKIFKQLKKTVHVGILKNYQESQDFWKQYDTFIDKGFHVFYDNFLKTNNQKDGMEGYSKFVDLMVNYYKTREL
- a CDS encoding RNA polymerase sigma factor — translated: MSENLEQSFVAQLQANQNIIHKICRLYTAGEDAHKDLFQEITIQLWKAYPKFRGDSKFSTWTYRVALNTAITLYRKTKRTVPTVEYESHQHFIKDVDYNYEEEEQIKLMYKAVYQLNDIEKALVFMYLEDKDYQEIAETLGISEVNARVKMNRIKGKLKKILNP